From Spirosoma aerolatum, one genomic window encodes:
- a CDS encoding PQQ-dependent sugar dehydrogenase: MKSTLVLVSSIVVTFAGSAIALPGHPVTTKPNAVKKSVSTRSVTPPENGGIKLGGGFRATLFADNLGKARHVIVSNTGTVFVKLEKLNNGKGIVQLNDSNGDGVADLTAMFGTNTGTGMDIYNGYLYASSDTSVYRYKLTNGKVMETTPAEPIVTGLTLQRQHASKSLTISPDGKLFVNFGAPSNACQEKDRQKGSMGMDPCPILEEYGGIWQFDANKLNQHKADGKRYATGIRNAVALDWNKATNTLYALQHGRDNLNNWGGVFTDEISAELPSEEFLMVKEGSDFGWPYCYYDHYKNKKFLAPEYGGDGTKQDRCAGKDKPIMAFPGHWAPNDLLFYTGSQFPARYKNGAFVCFHGSWNRAPLKQGGYFVAFIPFGSDGRPSGKYEVFAENFAGVAEQGTPGTNVNAGKLDLASPGDAVARPVGLAQGPDGSLYITDSVKGKVWRVMYSAKK; the protein is encoded by the coding sequence ATGAAATCGACCTTAGTGCTGGTCTCCAGTATAGTCGTCACCTTTGCCGGATCAGCGATTGCCCTACCGGGCCACCCTGTAACGACCAAGCCGAATGCTGTTAAGAAGAGCGTTTCGACGCGATCAGTCACGCCACCAGAGAATGGCGGTATTAAACTGGGTGGGGGCTTTCGGGCAACGCTTTTTGCTGATAATCTGGGTAAAGCGCGTCACGTAATCGTGAGCAATACCGGAACCGTGTTCGTTAAGCTGGAAAAGCTGAACAACGGCAAGGGTATTGTTCAGCTTAACGATTCAAATGGGGATGGCGTAGCCGATCTGACGGCTATGTTCGGGACAAATACGGGTACTGGGATGGACATCTACAATGGCTACCTGTATGCCTCGTCCGATACGTCGGTGTACCGCTATAAACTGACAAACGGTAAGGTTATGGAAACCACACCGGCCGAACCCATTGTGACAGGCCTAACTTTGCAACGCCAGCATGCCAGCAAATCCCTGACCATTTCGCCCGATGGCAAGCTGTTTGTCAATTTCGGCGCTCCTTCGAACGCCTGTCAGGAGAAAGACCGGCAGAAAGGCTCGATGGGCATGGACCCCTGCCCTATTCTGGAAGAGTATGGTGGTATCTGGCAGTTCGACGCCAACAAACTCAATCAGCACAAGGCTGATGGTAAGCGATACGCCACCGGAATTCGCAATGCTGTTGCGCTCGACTGGAATAAGGCGACCAATACCCTCTATGCCCTACAGCATGGCCGCGACAACCTCAACAACTGGGGTGGTGTATTTACCGACGAAATAAGTGCCGAACTACCTTCCGAAGAGTTTCTGATGGTGAAAGAAGGCTCGGATTTTGGCTGGCCCTACTGCTATTACGATCATTATAAGAATAAAAAATTCCTGGCACCCGAATACGGTGGCGATGGCACGAAACAGGATCGCTGCGCCGGTAAAGACAAACCCATCATGGCGTTCCCTGGTCACTGGGCTCCGAACGATCTGCTATTTTATACCGGCTCACAGTTTCCGGCCCGCTACAAAAACGGTGCGTTCGTTTGTTTCCACGGTTCCTGGAACCGTGCTCCGTTGAAACAGGGTGGTTATTTCGTGGCCTTTATTCCGTTCGGAAGCGATGGCCGCCCTTCGGGTAAATACGAAGTATTCGCGGAGAATTTTGCGGGCGTAGCTGAACAGGGCACACCCGGTACCAACGTCAATGCTGGTAAACTTGACCTGGCTAGCCCCGGCGATGCCGTAGCTCGTCCGGTTGGCTTAGCGCAGGGGCCCGATGGTTCACTCTACATTACTGATTCGGTGAAAGGAAAAGTCTGGCGGGTCATGTACTCGGCGAAGAAGTAA
- a CDS encoding plastocyanin/azurin family copper-binding protein: MRKLASLVTLLCTLSLFHSFTFAQRPASEEDYYRIITLPIPEDIKLEIGGLAPLPDGRLAACTRRGDVWIISNPYMQGSRVPTYKKFASGLHEPLGLMWHPKGYFLCTQRGEVTKLVDKDGDDVADEYSSFYKWPLSGNYHEYSYGPVLLPDGDMIITLNLDWIGYGASLAKWRGWMLKLRETPSGQVEMTPWATGLRSPAGFGVLTDGSIFYTENQGDWVGSGRMTHLEKGSFAGNPAGLRWSSEPGSPLALKPDDVPSTGKPMFEVAKTVKNLKVPSVWFPHTLMGISTSDFRQDTTKGAFGPFEGQLFVGDQGHSKIMRVAMEKVGDEWQGACFPFREGFSSGILRTTWGQDGSLFVGMTSRGWAATGKEPYGVQRLVWTGKVPFEIKTITSKPDGFEVAFTLPVDRKTAENPESYSLNSFTYRYHRTYGSPIEDARPVPIRGVVVAPDGLSARIVADTVLREGYIHEVKAEGVRSASTNAPLLHSVGYYTLNAIAPGEKLNLPARAVAMAKHEHAEMMATEKKAATTAAKNVKAVNAKRTVAMPADWTNGPDQTLTIGTKPGLKFDVDKLEVKAGSRIKLVFNNNDDMLHNCVITKPGAANAVGEAALRLNLNGPKMNYVPNSPNVLYHTNILQPETSETIYFLAPSEAGDYQFVCSFPGHYSVMQGTLKVVK, from the coding sequence ATGAGGAAGTTGGCGAGCTTAGTTACGCTCTTATGCACTCTTTCACTCTTTCACTCTTTCACTTTTGCTCAACGTCCGGCGAGCGAAGAGGATTATTACCGGATTATCACTTTACCTATTCCTGAAGACATTAAGCTTGAAATCGGTGGACTGGCTCCGCTACCCGATGGGCGGCTGGCAGCCTGTACGCGTCGGGGCGATGTCTGGATCATCAGCAATCCCTATATGCAGGGTAGCCGTGTTCCAACCTACAAGAAGTTCGCGTCGGGACTGCACGAGCCACTGGGCCTGATGTGGCATCCTAAAGGGTATTTCCTCTGTACCCAACGGGGCGAAGTAACCAAGCTGGTCGACAAAGACGGCGACGACGTGGCGGATGAGTATAGCTCATTTTATAAATGGCCCCTTTCGGGCAACTACCACGAGTACAGCTACGGCCCGGTTCTACTGCCCGATGGCGACATGATCATCACCCTCAACCTCGACTGGATCGGCTACGGTGCCAGTCTGGCGAAATGGCGCGGCTGGATGCTGAAATTGCGCGAAACACCCTCCGGTCAGGTTGAAATGACTCCCTGGGCCACCGGTCTCCGTTCACCAGCCGGATTTGGTGTGTTGACTGATGGCAGCATTTTCTACACCGAAAACCAGGGCGACTGGGTTGGATCGGGCCGGATGACGCATCTGGAAAAAGGTTCATTTGCCGGTAACCCTGCCGGACTTCGGTGGAGCAGCGAACCGGGTTCTCCCCTGGCCTTAAAACCCGACGATGTACCCAGCACGGGTAAGCCTATGTTTGAAGTAGCAAAAACCGTTAAAAACCTGAAAGTACCGTCGGTCTGGTTTCCACATACGCTGATGGGCATTTCAACCTCCGATTTCCGGCAGGACACTACCAAAGGCGCGTTTGGTCCCTTCGAAGGTCAGTTGTTTGTGGGCGATCAGGGGCACAGTAAAATCATGCGGGTGGCGATGGAAAAAGTGGGGGACGAGTGGCAGGGAGCCTGTTTTCCGTTCCGGGAGGGCTTTTCGTCGGGCATTCTTCGCACAACCTGGGGGCAGGATGGTTCCCTGTTTGTGGGTATGACCAGCCGGGGATGGGCCGCTACCGGAAAAGAGCCTTATGGCGTTCAGCGTCTGGTCTGGACGGGTAAAGTTCCGTTTGAGATCAAAACCATTACGTCGAAACCCGATGGCTTCGAAGTAGCCTTCACATTACCTGTCGACCGTAAAACGGCTGAGAATCCCGAAAGTTATAGCCTCAATAGCTTCACCTACCGCTACCACCGCACTTATGGCAGTCCGATTGAGGATGCCCGACCTGTTCCTATTCGTGGCGTTGTCGTGGCTCCCGACGGACTCAGTGCCCGTATTGTAGCCGATACTGTGTTGCGCGAAGGGTATATCCACGAAGTGAAGGCCGAAGGTGTTCGTTCGGCATCGACCAATGCGCCCCTGCTGCATTCGGTTGGCTATTACACACTCAATGCTATTGCACCGGGCGAAAAGCTGAACTTGCCTGCTCGTGCGGTTGCTATGGCCAAACACGAACATGCCGAGATGATGGCAACGGAGAAAAAAGCCGCTACCACAGCTGCTAAAAACGTAAAAGCAGTAAACGCCAAACGTACCGTAGCCATGCCCGCCGACTGGACAAATGGCCCCGACCAGACCCTGACCATCGGCACCAAACCGGGCCTGAAATTCGATGTTGATAAGCTGGAAGTGAAAGCTGGTAGCCGCATCAAACTCGTGTTCAACAACAACGACGACATGCTGCACAACTGCGTGATTACCAAACCCGGTGCGGCCAACGCCGTAGGCGAAGCGGCCCTTCGACTCAACCTGAACGGCCCGAAAATGAACTACGTGCCGAACTCGCCCAACGTACTGTATCACACCAACATCCTCCAGCCCGAAACCTCCGAAACCATCTACTTCCTGGCTCCCTCCGAAGCGGGCGACTACCAGTTCGTTTGTTCGTTCCCTGGCCACTACTCCGTGATGCAGGGAACGCTGAAAGTAGTGAAGTAA
- a CDS encoding glycosyl hydrolase, which produces MLKLLLGTGLVLIHLVTSAQATRGTFKYGVCGHPLTQEAYSNNIDLQLKILKSINSKFYRIDLPVDSLGYVVNSDLLKEIIQKAKKATIKLLPILVFNKSVYKTNSSDAAYKNGLEYGKNFSKTYKLYFDYYEIGNEEDNNLIIPQRHGITVADFDTTKAIYVMAYFKGVCDGIKQEDKFAKLIINHAWIHWGFLDLLKKYKVNYDIIGCHWYSDMADLQNAGGSFGDVTNHLYQRFAKRIWITEFNIRNGSTYSLKSTDNAWFLRNLRFIRRNKYVDALFIYELFDEPAFANKQSAYYNPGEAVYGLGAWKEKYSLVNQKPILGVYKKFIQQNP; this is translated from the coding sequence ATGCTTAAGCTACTATTAGGAACAGGTCTAGTTTTAATTCATTTAGTTACTTCAGCGCAAGCGACCAGAGGAACTTTTAAATATGGGGTATGTGGACATCCATTAACTCAGGAAGCTTACTCAAATAATATAGATTTACAGTTAAAAATTTTAAAAAGTATAAACAGTAAATTTTACAGAATAGATCTTCCGGTCGACTCGTTGGGATATGTAGTGAATTCAGATCTCTTGAAAGAAATCATACAAAAAGCGAAAAAGGCTACTATAAAACTGTTACCCATATTAGTCTTCAATAAATCTGTATACAAAACTAATTCTTCAGACGCTGCCTATAAAAATGGCCTAGAATACGGTAAGAATTTTTCAAAGACTTATAAATTATATTTCGATTATTATGAAATCGGTAATGAGGAAGACAATAACTTAATTATACCCCAAAGGCATGGCATCACTGTTGCGGACTTCGACACAACCAAGGCTATTTATGTAATGGCCTACTTTAAAGGCGTTTGTGATGGAATAAAGCAGGAAGATAAATTCGCAAAATTAATCATTAACCATGCGTGGATTCACTGGGGTTTCCTTGATTTATTAAAAAAATACAAAGTCAATTATGATATAATCGGTTGCCATTGGTATTCAGACATGGCCGATCTTCAAAATGCTGGCGGATCTTTTGGGGATGTTACCAATCATTTATATCAGCGTTTTGCAAAACGGATATGGATTACAGAATTTAATATCAGGAACGGTTCAACTTACTCATTAAAATCAACGGATAATGCTTGGTTTCTTAGAAATCTCCGATTTATCCGTCGGAATAAATATGTTGATGCATTATTCATTTACGAACTCTTTGATGAGCCTGCTTTTGCTAATAAACAATCGGCTTACTATAATCCCGGAGAAGCTGTTTATGGATTAGGGGCCTGGAAAGAAAAATATTCGCTGGTTAATCAGAAACCTATTTTGGGCGTTTATAAAAAATTTATTCAACAGAATCCCTAG
- a CDS encoding PA14 domain-containing protein, whose protein sequence is MHKLFLFVVRQTALAFIGCLLSKNLQAQSDLPPLSLAQLARPNSWQLVGSVSPTADASSIRTQSGSNVLVGSNEPLTLLTPTDDFRLRFEVLLSAGADAVLTLPTGQQISFADSREYSRLLKAPGLWQTVDVWYKTKGPKGFSSLEKLALNGVTLRESQTLANGKLGPLTVMTRKGTLALRKVGYRVMSPRIVAQWSGPLSYTIVEGGYIQDPQDAMRRKVLKQDTTSQLTYEVSYGQSRQYSIFFTGKLNALQTGDYQFDLNQGGLAALWIDGKEVIPINHLELGMPNPGKVSLTAGPHDVKIYFSRSWFRPGLGLYVSQAGTRPQPLHAQSSLPEPDAIAVISVNPDYSDPMNQVQRIRSFVQMPGEKTKRTHSMSVGSPTGIHYTVDLNQMALLQVWKGDFANTTEMWYERGEPQLLSPLGAVVLLPGQTPVMVLDNESAAWPDSVSENTLQYKGLTIDKQGKPTLQYRLAGATVTDAIRSEGDALVRTLTLTGSPTGTPYCRIAAASSVEEVGKGLYAVNDRSYYIRIDPKAKVKTRQSNGKQELLLPVDMKNGGGSVQYSIVF, encoded by the coding sequence ATGCATAAACTCTTTTTATTCGTCGTCCGTCAAACAGCTTTAGCATTTATCGGCTGTTTGCTGTCGAAAAATCTTCAGGCCCAGAGCGATCTGCCGCCCTTGTCGCTTGCTCAACTCGCCCGACCCAATAGCTGGCAACTCGTTGGGTCTGTATCGCCAACAGCCGATGCCTCGTCGATACGCACCCAATCCGGGAGCAATGTACTGGTAGGCTCAAACGAGCCGCTCACGCTACTGACACCCACCGATGATTTTCGGTTACGCTTCGAAGTCCTGCTCTCTGCTGGTGCGGATGCTGTTTTGACACTACCAACTGGTCAGCAAATCAGCTTTGCCGATTCACGCGAATACTCGCGACTCCTAAAAGCGCCCGGCCTGTGGCAAACGGTCGATGTATGGTACAAAACAAAGGGGCCGAAAGGCTTTTCATCGCTGGAGAAACTAGCCTTGAACGGCGTAACCCTCCGCGAAAGCCAAACGCTGGCCAATGGGAAATTAGGTCCGTTGACAGTGATGACCCGGAAAGGGACACTGGCGCTTCGCAAGGTGGGTTATCGGGTAATGTCGCCCCGCATAGTTGCCCAGTGGAGCGGTCCGCTGAGCTATACCATTGTCGAAGGCGGTTATATTCAGGACCCACAGGATGCCATGCGTCGGAAAGTGCTCAAACAGGACACCACCAGCCAACTGACGTATGAAGTGTCGTATGGTCAGTCGCGCCAGTACAGTATCTTTTTTACCGGTAAACTGAATGCGTTACAAACGGGCGATTATCAGTTCGATCTCAATCAGGGCGGTTTGGCCGCTCTCTGGATCGACGGCAAGGAAGTTATCCCCATCAATCACCTTGAACTAGGTATGCCTAATCCGGGTAAGGTTTCGCTGACGGCCGGACCACATGATGTTAAGATCTATTTCTCTCGTTCCTGGTTCCGGCCGGGTTTAGGATTGTACGTGTCGCAGGCGGGTACGCGGCCGCAACCCCTTCATGCGCAGTCGTCTCTACCTGAGCCCGATGCGATAGCTGTTATCAGCGTAAACCCCGATTATAGCGATCCAATGAATCAGGTGCAGCGAATTCGGTCGTTTGTCCAGATGCCGGGAGAGAAAACCAAACGCACGCACAGCATGTCGGTCGGTTCACCAACGGGTATCCATTACACCGTCGATCTGAACCAGATGGCGCTGTTGCAGGTCTGGAAGGGTGATTTTGCCAACACTACCGAAATGTGGTACGAACGGGGCGAACCTCAACTGCTGAGTCCGCTGGGAGCCGTTGTTCTTCTGCCGGGTCAAACACCCGTAATGGTATTAGACAACGAATCGGCTGCCTGGCCCGATAGCGTCAGCGAAAATACCTTACAGTATAAAGGGCTTACCATCGACAAGCAGGGCAAACCTACCCTCCAGTATAGGCTGGCCGGAGCCACCGTTACCGATGCGATTCGTTCGGAAGGTGATGCTCTGGTTCGGACGTTAACCCTGACGGGTTCACCAACCGGAACGCCTTATTGCCGGATTGCGGCTGCGTCATCGGTCGAAGAAGTTGGTAAAGGCCTGTACGCCGTCAACGACCGGAGCTATTACATTCGTATCGATCCAAAAGCCAAAGTCAAAACACGTCAGAGCAACGGAAAGCAAGAGCTGCTACTGCCTGTAGACATGAAAAACGGCGGAGGTTCAGTGCAGTATTCTATTGTATTCTAA
- a CDS encoding DUF3575 domain-containing protein, whose amino-acid sequence MKHPQIFTSLVSLLLISRIAQAQLVTPTVVKVNLSGAVFKNYQIQYERVLTPRSTITVTAGASIDAPLPFKQALMDQYGENDDAVRAINRTLFNKYTGTLEYRFYFSGQAPRGWYIAPFARYINMDISQDYTYTPSDGILHHAHMNAKFNAFGAGILLGHQWLIGNRVTLDLWLLGPFYGTNVTADFVGEDPLWKNLKPADITKLHSDIENTTLPGYTTTATIAVPLIEAKLVGPYYGVRAFGVGLGYRF is encoded by the coding sequence ATGAAACATCCACAAATTTTCACCAGTCTGGTTAGTTTGCTGCTCATCAGCCGTATCGCTCAGGCGCAACTGGTCACGCCCACGGTTGTGAAGGTCAATCTATCGGGTGCTGTTTTTAAGAATTATCAGATTCAGTATGAGCGCGTTCTAACGCCCCGTAGTACCATTACCGTCACCGCTGGGGCGTCAATTGATGCACCACTACCGTTCAAACAGGCACTTATGGACCAGTACGGTGAAAATGACGATGCCGTACGGGCCATAAACCGAACATTGTTTAACAAATACACGGGTACCCTCGAATACCGATTCTACTTCAGCGGTCAGGCTCCCAGAGGCTGGTATATTGCTCCGTTTGCCCGTTACATCAATATGGACATCAGCCAGGACTATACCTACACGCCCAGCGATGGCATTCTTCACCATGCGCATATGAACGCTAAATTCAATGCATTTGGCGCGGGTATTCTGTTAGGGCATCAGTGGCTGATTGGCAATCGGGTCACGCTGGATTTATGGCTGTTGGGCCCCTTCTACGGTACCAACGTAACAGCCGATTTCGTCGGTGAAGACCCGCTCTGGAAAAATCTGAAACCGGCTGACATTACCAAGCTCCACAGCGACATTGAAAACACAACCCTTCCTGGGTATACTACTACTGCGACGATTGCGGTCCCGCTCATCGAAGCGAAACTGGTCGGGCCATATTATGGCGTAAGAGCTTTTGGAGTAGGACTGGGGTATCGGTTTTGA
- a CDS encoding tRNA-binding protein, whose amino-acid sequence MSTKDLTWQDFEKVEIRTATVVAVEAFPQARKPAYKLTLDFGDFGVKRTSAQLTKLYQADELIGKQVVAVVNFPPKQIATFMSECLVLGAVAEDGTVTLLQTERPTQNGLRIA is encoded by the coding sequence ATGAGTACTAAGGATTTAACCTGGCAGGACTTCGAGAAAGTGGAAATCCGGACGGCTACCGTCGTGGCTGTTGAAGCTTTCCCACAGGCCCGCAAACCTGCTTATAAATTAACGCTCGACTTTGGGGACTTCGGTGTAAAACGAACCTCAGCTCAATTAACGAAGCTCTATCAGGCCGACGAATTGATTGGAAAACAGGTAGTCGCGGTCGTCAATTTTCCACCCAAACAGATTGCCACGTTTATGAGCGAATGTCTGGTCTTAGGGGCCGTGGCCGAGGATGGCACCGTAACCCTGCTCCAGACCGAACGCCCAACCCAGAACGGATTACGAATTGCTTAA
- a CDS encoding rhomboid family intramembrane serine protease, which yields MSDESPELPKPEELKPKATTPSPSQNNLPEPVHAHEQTFGSEPPADEKTNPLDLLKPAPGYTVTPILIWLNVGIFLLMAVTGVNILRPAGDALIRWGANYTPLTLDDQPWRLLSSCFLHIGIIHLLFNMYALTQIGFVIEGILGSRKFIIVYLMAGLLGSAVSLWWHDVVLGAGASGAIFGLYGVFFALLTTDWLEAETRRSLLRSVLVFMGYNLLFGLQSGIDNAAHIGGLVAGVLFGYAYYFAALHPSRRGSPIWWPLLVPTAIILVVTGVVYKTTANPFGAYERLMNRFGALEKEAMSVFQLPRNTPASGVAKAINERGITAWKQAITVLNEADKLELPDEYHQRNALLRQYSTLRINSFTLLGRSLTDTTHRYDKQIEDYDRRLQTVLNELKKKP from the coding sequence ATGAGTGACGAATCTCCTGAATTGCCTAAGCCGGAAGAGTTAAAGCCTAAAGCAACAACGCCATCGCCCAGCCAGAACAATCTGCCTGAGCCTGTGCATGCACATGAGCAAACTTTCGGGTCGGAACCTCCTGCCGATGAAAAGACCAATCCATTGGATTTGCTCAAACCAGCTCCGGGTTATACCGTTACGCCCATACTGATCTGGCTGAATGTGGGCATCTTTCTGCTAATGGCGGTAACGGGCGTTAACATACTCCGACCCGCCGGAGATGCTCTTATTCGGTGGGGAGCTAACTATACGCCTTTAACCCTCGACGACCAGCCCTGGCGATTATTGAGCAGTTGCTTTCTGCATATTGGGATCATTCACCTGTTGTTCAATATGTATGCCCTGACACAGATTGGATTCGTTATTGAAGGCATACTGGGTAGTCGCAAGTTCATCATCGTGTATTTGATGGCTGGCTTACTGGGTAGCGCCGTGAGCCTCTGGTGGCATGATGTTGTCTTGGGGGCCGGGGCTTCGGGGGCTATTTTTGGGCTTTACGGGGTCTTCTTTGCGCTGTTGACTACTGATTGGCTTGAGGCTGAAACCCGTCGTTCGCTGTTGCGAAGTGTACTGGTTTTCATGGGCTATAACCTCCTGTTTGGCCTACAGTCTGGGATTGATAATGCAGCGCATATAGGAGGCCTGGTGGCAGGGGTATTGTTTGGATACGCTTACTATTTTGCTGCCTTGCATCCAAGTCGGCGAGGTAGCCCGATCTGGTGGCCTTTGCTTGTTCCTACAGCTATAATTCTTGTTGTAACGGGTGTTGTCTACAAAACCACAGCGAATCCATTTGGCGCTTATGAACGACTCATGAACCGATTCGGCGCCTTGGAAAAAGAAGCCATGTCTGTTTTTCAATTACCCCGAAATACACCGGCATCGGGTGTAGCCAAAGCGATAAATGAGCGGGGAATTACGGCCTGGAAACAGGCAATAACGGTACTCAATGAAGCTGATAAGCTCGAACTACCCGACGAGTATCACCAGCGCAATGCACTGCTGCGTCAATACAGCACACTACGAATCAATAGTTTTACCCTTCTCGGGCGCTCGCTTACCGACACAACGCATCGCTACGATAAGCAGATTGAAGACTACGACCGACGGCTACAAACGGTTCTCAATGAATTGAAAAAGAAGCCCTAA
- a CDS encoding sensor histidine kinase — MLRILGLIACLLVGMVVKAQPASDQEGQAEWNRLKRQPITEQTFRAACDLMQKTGRTNINRSYEMLAEYVPMVKKTGNRAWVHSLLMGWARAKSSMIFSKEAEDLYRQARENAGPHTRFMREALVATAVMYGEWGKEAEFKRYLDLGEQECRRANDRENLSFIYTFRANSFPGGTTAMRDYFEKAIRLASGLRDKNALFTARYNYAVRYYPYNPQKQVTEFESLLELAKDSSLNRYPRKLYERTAFTFRNAGPSVYYQLMQINLLLADYDNAWKFAELFYDATVKPNPLSIQAGYFNAEVAVVKIYQRDFAAARKYLAKSKAIFGVPEAEIPYSGYFLAAGLLAEHTGQYAKALNYYELVQEKEGEGEGLSVIPFSISYAHVLTLNGRFGQADQVFNQYRPKLKNREYTASGLYFYQYYADLLKAKGNYPAYAQAQETFYAIKDSLTNLNQYRSVQEILAKVRIRDKEQQIIRLNEASEARDREIRRERIFYTILISLAGLAILFLILYLRNRQIRSRQKEALQQSRMEQLEKERHIELMRGIMDAEETERRKIADQLHDEVSAMLALATLNVSSTLEKGVPDERSEKKLHKTQEVLLSVSTTIRELSHRLTPLAIEKYGFAKAITDLGETVNTSEKLKLDMIVVGFDEPTDYPLSFLNELYRIVQELLHNILKHAQATQATIEVIDHEKTVSIIAEDDGIGFVDNEASKGKGLTDMKTKIAYLNGQMEIKQKQDSGTLIVIEIPFNQLATAPH, encoded by the coding sequence ATGCTACGGATTCTAGGACTAATTGCCTGCCTACTGGTTGGCATGGTCGTGAAGGCGCAACCTGCGAGCGATCAGGAAGGGCAGGCCGAATGGAATCGACTGAAACGCCAGCCCATCACCGAACAAACCTTCCGGGCCGCCTGCGATCTGATGCAGAAAACGGGCCGCACCAATATTAATCGTAGCTACGAAATGCTGGCCGAGTATGTGCCCATGGTAAAAAAAACGGGCAACCGGGCATGGGTGCATAGCTTACTCATGGGTTGGGCGCGGGCCAAATCGTCCATGATCTTTTCGAAGGAGGCAGAGGATCTCTACCGGCAGGCTCGGGAAAATGCAGGCCCACATACCCGATTTATGCGGGAAGCACTGGTGGCCACGGCTGTTATGTATGGAGAATGGGGCAAAGAAGCGGAGTTTAAGCGGTATCTTGATTTGGGCGAGCAGGAGTGCCGACGCGCCAATGACAGAGAGAATCTTTCCTTTATTTATACCTTTCGGGCCAATTCCTTTCCGGGTGGTACGACCGCTATGCGCGATTACTTTGAGAAGGCTATTCGGCTAGCTTCTGGACTGCGGGATAAAAACGCGCTGTTTACCGCCCGGTACAATTACGCCGTTCGGTACTATCCGTATAATCCGCAAAAGCAGGTGACTGAATTTGAATCGTTGCTGGAACTGGCAAAAGATTCGAGCCTGAATCGTTACCCCCGAAAATTATACGAGCGCACCGCTTTTACCTTCCGCAATGCCGGGCCGAGTGTGTACTACCAGCTTATGCAGATCAACCTGCTACTGGCCGATTACGACAATGCCTGGAAGTTTGCCGAACTATTTTATGATGCCACAGTCAAGCCGAATCCGCTCAGTATTCAGGCGGGTTATTTTAATGCCGAAGTTGCTGTTGTCAAAATCTACCAGCGCGATTTTGCGGCTGCCCGCAAGTACCTGGCAAAAAGCAAGGCTATTTTCGGCGTGCCCGAAGCCGAGATACCCTACAGTGGCTATTTTCTGGCGGCAGGGTTATTGGCCGAACATACTGGGCAATATGCCAAAGCCCTGAATTATTATGAACTGGTACAGGAGAAAGAAGGCGAGGGCGAGGGACTAAGTGTCATTCCATTCTCTATCTCCTACGCGCATGTATTGACCCTGAATGGTCGGTTTGGACAGGCCGACCAGGTATTCAATCAATACCGGCCCAAACTGAAAAATCGGGAATACACGGCTTCTGGGCTTTATTTTTACCAATACTACGCCGACCTACTGAAAGCGAAAGGCAATTATCCCGCTTATGCACAGGCGCAGGAGACGTTTTATGCTATTAAAGATTCGCTGACTAATCTGAACCAATACCGATCGGTTCAGGAGATTCTGGCAAAGGTTCGTATCCGGGATAAGGAACAACAGATCATTCGCCTGAACGAAGCCAGTGAAGCCCGCGACCGCGAGATTCGGCGGGAGCGGATTTTTTATACCATACTAATTAGCCTGGCGGGGCTGGCGATTCTGTTCCTGATCCTTTATCTGCGCAATCGGCAAATCCGTAGTCGGCAGAAGGAAGCCTTACAGCAAAGTCGGATGGAACAGCTCGAAAAAGAGCGTCATATTGAACTGATGCGTGGTATTATGGACGCAGAAGAAACCGAACGACGCAAAATCGCTGATCAATTGCACGATGAAGTGAGTGCCATGCTAGCACTGGCTACACTAAACGTTTCGTCGACGCTCGAAAAAGGAGTCCCTGACGAGCGATCCGAGAAGAAACTCCATAAAACTCAGGAAGTGCTGCTGTCGGTTTCGACCACCATTCGGGAGCTAAGCCATCGACTAACACCACTGGCTATTGAAAAATACGGTTTCGCCAAAGCCATTACCGACCTTGGCGAAACTGTGAATACCTCCGAAAAGCTGAAGCTCGATATGATCGTTGTCGGTTTTGACGAGCCAACCGATTACCCGCTATCGTTTTTGAATGAACTGTACCGGATTGTTCAGGAGTTATTGCATAACATTCTGAAACACGCACAGGCCACCCAGGCTACCATCGAAGTAATCGACCATGAGAAAACCGTGTCGATCATCGCCGAAGATGATGGCATTGGTTTTGTCGATAACGAAGCTAGTAAAGGAAAAGGATTGACCGATATGAAAACCAAAATCGCCTACCTGAATGGCCAGATGGAAATCAAACAAAAGCAGGACAGCGGTACCCTGATCGTAATCGAAATTCCCTTCAACCAGCTTGCTACAGCCCCTCACTAG